From Domibacillus sp. DTU_2020_1001157_1_SI_ALB_TIR_016, a single genomic window includes:
- the cobT gene encoding nicotinate-nucleotide--dimethylbenzimidazole phosphoribosyltransferase — MTVHIPSLDERAGELAQQHVDTLTKPKNSLGRLEELAVELAKMMGETFPVVSPPGVIVFAADHGVVSEGVSAFPQEVTMQMVRNFLNGGAAINVFSKSIGAKMCVVDIGMAGDIEEEKLINKKIKCGTANFLNESAMSRDEAVKAIETGYQQAEAMIHSGVKCLILGEMGIGNTTASSAVTAALSGISIEKLTGAGTGIEENKREHKKQVIRLALERRKPNAEDPIDVLAKVGGLEICGMTGAMLASAANRTPILVDGFIASTAALAASKISNSVKDYMIMAHRSVEPGHSAILELLGKEPLLDFQMRLGEGSGAAVAFPILQSAVLMLKEMATFESAQVAGQV; from the coding sequence ATGACTGTACATATACCAAGCTTGGACGAAAGAGCGGGAGAATTGGCTCAGCAGCATGTAGATACGCTGACCAAACCGAAAAACAGCCTCGGCAGGCTGGAAGAACTGGCTGTTGAGCTGGCTAAAATGATGGGAGAAACGTTTCCTGTTGTTTCACCGCCGGGTGTGATTGTATTTGCGGCCGATCATGGAGTCGTATCTGAAGGGGTTTCTGCTTTTCCACAGGAAGTGACGATGCAAATGGTACGCAATTTTTTAAATGGAGGAGCGGCTATCAATGTTTTCAGTAAATCCATTGGAGCCAAAATGTGTGTAGTAGATATCGGGATGGCAGGAGATATAGAAGAGGAGAAGCTGATAAACAAGAAGATCAAATGCGGCACGGCTAACTTTTTAAATGAAAGCGCGATGAGCCGGGATGAAGCGGTCAAAGCAATCGAAACAGGCTATCAGCAGGCAGAAGCAATGATCCACAGCGGCGTTAAATGTCTGATCCTTGGAGAAATGGGGATCGGTAATACAACAGCAAGCAGTGCGGTTACCGCCGCTCTCAGCGGGATCAGCATCGAAAAGCTGACAGGTGCAGGTACCGGAATTGAAGAAAACAAAAGAGAGCATAAGAAACAGGTGATCCGCCTGGCACTTGAAAGAAGGAAGCCGAATGCAGAAGATCCAATTGACGTATTAGCGAAAGTAGGGGGATTGGAGATCTGCGGTATGACAGGGGCAATGCTTGCTTCCGCAGCGAATAGAACGCCGATTCTTGTAGATGGTTTTATTGCATCGACGGCAGCACTTGCTGCATCGAAAATATCAAACAGTGTAAAGGATTATATGATCATGGCTCACCGCTCGGTTGAACCCGGCCATTCCGCTATTCTTGAATTGTTAGGAAAAGAACCGCTTCTTGACTTTCAAATGAGACTGGGAGAAGGGTCAGGTGCCGCTGTAGCTTTTCCGATTCTTCAATCAGCGGTTTTAATGCTTAAGGAAATGGCTACATTTGAATCTGCCCAGGTAGCCGGACAAGTATAG